The proteins below come from a single Drosophila kikkawai strain 14028-0561.14 chromosome 3R, DkikHiC1v2, whole genome shotgun sequence genomic window:
- the SF2 gene encoding serine/arginine-rich splicing factor 1B isoform X2 encodes MGSRNECRIYVGNLPPDIRTKDIQDLFHKFGKVTFVDLKNRRGPPFAFVEFEDARDADDAVKARDGYDYDGYRLRVEFPRGGGPGSYRGNRDGGRSRDGGRMGGRGPPAKRSQYRVMVTGLPASGSWQDLKDHMREAGDVCFADTYKDGSGVVEFLRHEDMKYAIKKLDDSRFRSHEGEVAYIRVREDSGDGERSGGGGGGGGGGGGGGGGGRDYRDRSRSRSFSSRPRRRGTPTYSPVRRQSYSRNF; translated from the exons atgggTTCACGCAACGAGTGCCGCATCTACGTGGGTAACCTGCCGCCAGATATCCGCACCAAGGACATCCAGGATCTGTTCCACAAGTTCGGCAAAGTGACGTTCGTCGACCTAAAGAATCGGCGTGGGCCGCCATTTGCTTTTGTCGAGTTCGAAGATGCGCG CGATGCCGACGACGCAGTTAAGGCGCGCGATGGATACGACTACGACGGTTACCGCCTCCGTGTAGAGTTCCCTCGGGGCGGCGGGCCCGGTAGCTACCGCGGCAACCGCGACGGCGGACGCAGCCGTGACGGCGGTCGCATGGGCGGACGCGGACCTCCGGCCAAGCGCTCACAGTACCGCGTCATGGTCACCGGGCTGCCGGCCTCTGGCTCCTGGCAGGATCTTAAGGATCACATGCGCGAGGCCGGCGACGTGTGCTTCGCAGACACTTACAAAGACGGCTCCGGCGTGGTGGAGTTCCTGCGTCACGAGGACATGAAATACGCCATTAAGAAGCTGGACGACTCGCGCTTTCGTTCGCATGAG GGCGAGGTTGCCTACATACGGGTGCGCGAGGATAGCGGTGATGGCGAACGCAgtggcggaggcggaggaggaggtggcggcggcggcggtggtggtggtggaggcCGTGACTACCGCGATAG GTCGCGTTCGCGCTCTTTTTCGTCTAGGCCGCGGCGTCGGGGAACACCCACCTACTCGCCAGTGCGACGTCAATCCTATTCCAg GAATTTTTAG
- the SF2 gene encoding serine/arginine-rich splicing factor 1B isoform X1, with translation MGSRNECRIYVGNLPPDIRTKDIQDLFHKFGKVTFVDLKNRRGPPFAFVEFEDARDADDAVKARDGYDYDGYRLRVEFPRGGGPGSYRGNRDGGRSRDGGRMGGRGPPAKRSQYRVMVTGLPASGSWQDLKDHMREAGDVCFADTYKDGSGVVEFLRHEDMKYAIKKLDDSRFRSHEGEVAYIRVREDSGDGERSGGGGGGGGGGGGGGGGGRDYRDRSRSRSFSSRPRRRGTPTYSPVRRQSYSRSRSRSNY, from the exons atgggTTCACGCAACGAGTGCCGCATCTACGTGGGTAACCTGCCGCCAGATATCCGCACCAAGGACATCCAGGATCTGTTCCACAAGTTCGGCAAAGTGACGTTCGTCGACCTAAAGAATCGGCGTGGGCCGCCATTTGCTTTTGTCGAGTTCGAAGATGCGCG CGATGCCGACGACGCAGTTAAGGCGCGCGATGGATACGACTACGACGGTTACCGCCTCCGTGTAGAGTTCCCTCGGGGCGGCGGGCCCGGTAGCTACCGCGGCAACCGCGACGGCGGACGCAGCCGTGACGGCGGTCGCATGGGCGGACGCGGACCTCCGGCCAAGCGCTCACAGTACCGCGTCATGGTCACCGGGCTGCCGGCCTCTGGCTCCTGGCAGGATCTTAAGGATCACATGCGCGAGGCCGGCGACGTGTGCTTCGCAGACACTTACAAAGACGGCTCCGGCGTGGTGGAGTTCCTGCGTCACGAGGACATGAAATACGCCATTAAGAAGCTGGACGACTCGCGCTTTCGTTCGCATGAG GGCGAGGTTGCCTACATACGGGTGCGCGAGGATAGCGGTGATGGCGAACGCAgtggcggaggcggaggaggaggtggcggcggcggcggtggtggtggtggaggcCGTGACTACCGCGATAG GTCGCGTTCGCGCTCTTTTTCGTCTAGGCCGCGGCGTCGGGGAACACCCACCTACTCGCCAGTGCGACGTCAATCCTATTCCAggtctcgctctcgctctaaTTACTAA